A single Filimonas effusa DNA region contains:
- a CDS encoding CinA family protein yields MKNEYDLASIERIKTVLIKNRMSLSVAESVTSGHLQAALSLAQEASRFFQGGITVYNSGQKTRHLKVEPISALECNCVGQLVSNQMAVECNAHFLSEYAIGITGYATPVPEMGITALFAYLSVAQGDTVVLEEKIPVDRSQPGSPPENDSYAIQVYYANRALRHLASLL; encoded by the coding sequence ATGAAAAACGAATATGATCTGGCATCGATAGAACGTATCAAGACGGTTTTGATAAAGAACAGGATGTCGCTTTCCGTTGCTGAAAGTGTTACATCGGGACATCTCCAGGCTGCGTTGTCGCTGGCGCAGGAGGCTTCGCGTTTTTTCCAGGGTGGGATCACTGTTTATAACAGCGGCCAGAAAACGCGTCATCTGAAAGTAGAGCCCATTAGCGCGCTTGAATGTAATTGTGTTGGGCAGCTTGTCTCGAACCAGATGGCTGTTGAATGTAACGCGCATTTCCTGAGTGAATATGCCATTGGTATCACCGGGTATGCGACCCCTGTGCCTGAGATGGGTATTACTGCATTGTTTGCCTATCTTTCCGTTGCACAAGGCGATACCGTTGTGCTGGAGGAAAAAATACCTGTCGATAGATCTCAGCCCGGCAGCCCGCCGGAAAATGACAGTTATGCCATCCAGGTTTATTATGCCAACCGGGCTCTTCGTCACCTGGCATCGTTGCTTTAG
- a CDS encoding DUF421 domain-containing protein gives MDLLYYLFGEGRDLNVLQMSMRSLMAFLVTLVLIRVAGIRTFGKRSAFDNVVTIMLGAILSRIVVGASPVLPTIAASAVLVLIHRLLGRIAYQHSAFSKLLKSEAVCLFRDGAPLHDNMKQTAISLHDMEEAVRTQLHQDNFEGVKEMYIERTGSISIITT, from the coding sequence ATGGATCTGCTTTATTACCTGTTCGGCGAAGGCCGCGATCTAAACGTCTTGCAAATGAGTATGCGCTCATTGATGGCATTCCTGGTAACGCTTGTGTTGATCAGGGTAGCAGGAATACGCACTTTTGGAAAACGATCGGCTTTCGACAATGTGGTCACCATTATGCTCGGTGCCATTCTTAGCCGTATAGTAGTAGGTGCCTCTCCCGTTTTACCTACAATAGCAGCCTCTGCAGTACTTGTACTCATCCATAGGCTCCTTGGCAGGATTGCCTACCAGCACTCGGCATTCAGCAAACTGCTGAAAAGCGAAGCAGTATGCCTGTTCAGGGATGGAGCTCCCCTCCACGATAATATGAAACAAACCGCCATCAGCTTACACGACATGGAAGAAGCCGTAAGAACCCAGCTGCATCAGGATAACTTTGAAGGAGTAAAGGAAATGTACATTGAACGAACCGGCTCCATTAGTATTATAACCACTTAA
- a CDS encoding AAA family ATPase — MNLRDRFYVVSGGLGAGKTTLLEALAKRGYRVIPECARRIISEQMQADDDALNTAPVFIRIYLYI, encoded by the coding sequence ATGAATTTGAGGGATCGTTTTTATGTAGTAAGCGGCGGCTTGGGCGCTGGTAAAACCACGTTGCTGGAGGCGCTGGCAAAACGAGGTTACCGGGTTATACCGGAGTGTGCGCGGCGGATCATCAGCGAACAGATGCAGGCAGATGACGACGCCCTGAATACTGCTCCGGTTTTTATTAGAATATATTTATATATTTGA